The following coding sequences are from one Shewanella violacea DSS12 window:
- a CDS encoding UPF0149 family protein, with protein sequence MATPPSLRIDNLLAALDTAEIGQTPVEVHGALVGIICGGVELSKDAWIKPLLELMNDGQPLPEQLHLLIEELYQDTLTRVSDIEFGFSPMLPEEEEPLTKRVEALSLWVQSFLTGLAMVQPKIDKASADVQEVIKDLADIAQVEFDVAEDEESESAYMELMEFAKMAALLCYSEFGPDLTDPNQKEANVFH encoded by the coding sequence ATGGCAACCCCTCCTTCTCTACGTATAGATAATTTATTAGCAGCCTTAGATACAGCCGAAATCGGCCAGACACCGGTTGAAGTTCATGGTGCCCTGGTGGGGATTATTTGTGGTGGTGTAGAGCTGTCGAAAGATGCTTGGATTAAACCTCTGCTTGAGTTAATGAATGATGGTCAGCCTTTGCCAGAACAGCTCCACCTTCTGATCGAAGAGCTTTATCAAGATACCTTGACCAGAGTCTCGGATATCGAGTTTGGTTTCTCGCCCATGTTGCCGGAAGAGGAAGAGCCTCTCACTAAGCGTGTCGAGGCCCTGTCATTATGGGTACAGAGTTTCTTAACGGGCCTTGCCATGGTGCAGCCTAAAATAGACAAGGCTTCTGCCGACGTACAGGAAGTCATCAAAGATCTGGCAGATATTGCCCAGGTCGAGTTCGATGTGGCCGAAGACGAAGAGTCTGAGTCGGCCTATATGGAATTGATGGAGTTTGCCAAGATGGCTGCGCTGCTCTGCTATTCTGAATTTGGTCCGGATTTGACGGATCCAAATCAAAAAGAAGCCAACGTATTCCATTAA
- the ubiH gene encoding 2-octaprenyl-6-methoxyphenyl hydroxylase, which translates to MTADIEENINTTSPHTLQPQEISRVDVAIVGGAMAGATLALGLKKLSQELNRPLKIALIEAHKPGSEHPGFDARSIAIAHGSIFELKRLGLWSKLAHLGTPIENIHISDRGHFGMTELNAEDFHLQNLGQVVELERVGQVLFNLLQESDIQLHCPGSLAHVEAQTDCQLLTLNDGTQIKTSLLVAADGVNSRVRQAFGLPLEQVDFEQVALVANIETDKPHENWAFERFTNTGPLAVLPMAPLKGNPRVSLVWALTPSDAKRLQSIAKDEFLAELQAAFGFRAGRFTQVGERLSYPLLLSHMPRPIYHRTVFIGNAAQTLHPIAGQGFNLGLRDLVSLLDVIKQALLDEGSSEDMLDLGSASLTHAYLHSREKDRNSTMTNIEFLVRSFSNDHWPLVIGRSLGLRLLSWMPPLKVPVARTAMGWKSVS; encoded by the coding sequence ATGACAGCTGATATAGAAGAAAACATCAATACAACAAGCCCCCATACTCTGCAGCCCCAGGAAATAAGCCGGGTCGATGTTGCCATTGTTGGCGGCGCGATGGCCGGTGCTACCTTAGCTCTGGGGCTTAAAAAATTGAGCCAAGAGTTAAACCGGCCTCTCAAAATAGCCCTTATTGAAGCCCATAAACCCGGCAGTGAACATCCGGGATTTGATGCGCGCTCAATCGCCATCGCCCACGGTTCTATCTTCGAGCTAAAACGCCTGGGTCTCTGGTCTAAGCTTGCCCATCTTGGGACGCCCATAGAGAACATACATATTTCAGATCGTGGCCATTTCGGCATGACTGAGCTCAACGCCGAAGACTTTCATCTGCAGAACTTAGGTCAGGTTGTGGAGTTAGAGCGGGTCGGTCAGGTGCTGTTTAACTTGCTCCAAGAGAGTGATATCCAGTTGCATTGCCCAGGTTCATTAGCTCATGTTGAGGCCCAAACCGATTGTCAGCTGCTGACACTCAATGATGGCACTCAGATCAAAACTTCCCTGCTGGTGGCCGCCGATGGCGTGAATTCCAGAGTTAGGCAAGCCTTCGGGCTCCCTTTGGAGCAGGTGGATTTTGAGCAAGTAGCCTTAGTGGCTAATATCGAGACAGATAAGCCCCACGAAAACTGGGCGTTCGAGCGTTTCACCAATACCGGTCCCTTAGCCGTCTTGCCTATGGCGCCGCTTAAGGGAAATCCGCGAGTGTCCCTGGTTTGGGCGCTTACCCCTAGTGATGCCAAGCGCTTACAGTCTATTGCTAAAGATGAGTTTTTAGCCGAGTTGCAGGCAGCCTTTGGTTTCCGCGCCGGGCGATTTACCCAAGTGGGTGAGCGTTTATCCTACCCCTTGCTGCTGTCACATATGCCCAGACCCATCTATCACAGAACTGTGTTTATCGGTAATGCGGCGCAGACTCTGCATCCCATAGCCGGTCAAGGGTTTAACTTGGGCCTGCGGGACTTAGTTAGTTTATTAGATGTAATAAAGCAGGCCTTGCTCGATGAAGGCTCCAGCGAAGATATGCTTGACCTTGGCTCGGCCAGCTTGACCCACGCTTATCTGCACAGCCGAGAAAAAGACAGAAACAGTACCATGACTAATATTGAGTTCCTGGTGCGCAGCTTTTCTAACGACCATTGGCCTCTGGTTATCGGCCGTAGTTTGGGCTTAAGGTTACTCTCTTGGATGCCGCCATTGAAAGTGCCAGTAGCAAGAACCGCCATGGGCTGGAAGTCGGTAAGCTAG